From Scytonema millei VB511283:
CTCACTTGCTAAAGTATTGAAGTGTAATCATCAGAGCGGCAAATAAAAGATATGACTACTGCTGCACCGACAAAAACTAAATATGAGGCGATTATTGGTTTAGAAACCCATTGCCAGCTGAATACAAACACGAAAATTTTTTCGAGCAGTTCTACAGAGTTTGGTTCGCCTCCAAATACAAATATCGATCCGATTTGTATGGGTTTACCTGGGGTGTTGCCCGTATTGAATGAGAAGGTATTGGAATACGCAGTGAAGGCGGGTTTGGCGTTAAATTGCCAAATTGCATCTTATAGCAAGTTCGATCGCAAACAGTATTTTTATCCTGACTTACCGAAGAATTATCAAATTTCTCAGTATGACTTGCCAATTGCCCAACACGGTTGGTTAGAAATCGAACTTGTGGATGCAGATAATAATCCCATCCGCAAGCGTATTGGGATCACGCGCTTGCATATGGAAGAGGATGCGGGCAAGTTGGTACATGGGGGGAGCGATCGCCTGTCTGGTTCGACTTACTCTTTGGTAGACTACAACCGTGCTGGCGTGCCTTTGGTAGAAATTGTTTCAGAACCCGATATGCGATCTGGACAAGAAGCGGCGGAATATGCTCAAGAGTTGCGGCGGATCTTGCGCTATTTGGGTGTCAGTGATGGCAATATGCAAGAGGGTTCTTTGCGTTGCGACGTGAATATCTCCGTGCGTCCTGTCGGACAAAAAGAGTTTGGCACGAAGGTAGAAATTAAAAATATGAACTCGTTCAACGCCATTCAACGGGCGATTGAATACGAGATCGAACGACAAATTGCAGCTGTAGAGTCTGGAGAAAGAATAATTCAAGAAACCAGGCTATGGGAAGAAGGCAGCCAACGCACTGTGAGTATGCGGACTAAAGAGGGTTCTAGCGATTACCGCTATTTCCCCGAACCCGATTTAGCGCCGATTGAAGTTTCCAAAGCACAATTGGAACAATGGCGGGTTGAGTTGCCAGAATTACCAGCCCAAAAACGCCATCGTTATGAAAGCGAACTAGGGCTTTCTGCCTACGACACCCGCGTATTAACTGACGAGCGAGCGGTATCGGAATATTTTGAAGCGACGGTAGCGGCTGGAGCCTCGGCAAAACAAGCTGCTAACTGGATCATGGGAGATATTGCGGCTTACCTGAATAGCAATAAACTCAGTATTGGTGAAATTGCGCTTAAACCAAAAACGCTAGCAGAATTGATCCAGTTAATTGAAGGCAATACAATCAGCGGCAAAATTGCTAAAGATATCTTGCCTGAACTGCTAACTCAAGGTGGTTCGGCGAAGGAGCTAGTAGAACGTAAAGGATTAATCCAAATTTCCGATCGCAGCGCCATAGAAGCGATCGTCGAGCAAGTGATTGCAGCAAATCCCAAAGAACTAGAACAGTACCGCAACGGTAAAACCAAGCTTCTCGGCTTCTTTGTCGGACAAGTGCTGAAGCAAACAGGCGGACGTGCCGATCCGAAACTGACAAACCAACTGTTAGCGGAAAAGCTGAATGGGTAATGGGTAGTTGGTAGTTGGTAGTTGACGGTTGTTGGCTATCTGCGTACAGACTAAGGTATACCGCGTCTCTAGACCGATTGCTGACAACTGACAACTGATAACTGAAAAAGGCAATTCTTCATCGGATCTTTAAGAAAATCCCGTAGAAAGCCGTAAGATTCTTTACACACCACCTGTTATATTCTACTGAGTAGATGCACCCTGATGATTGGGAGAGTCACCGAACTGACTCTCTTTTTTTTTGGTCATTTGTCATTTGTCATTGGTCATTTGCCATTAAAAAGGAGGCAGGAGGCAGGAGCCAGGAGAAGATAGATAAAACACTCACCTCTTACTCCTCACCCCTCATCCCTCACTGATAACTGGTCACTGACAACTGGTCACTAGTTACTACTTTCTGCTCCCTGCTCCCTGCTCCCTGACAACCGCGATCGCCTGAAACTGCAAAAAAAATTAATAAGATAGTTTCTTATTAAGTTCTACGCGATCTGCTGTTATGACTATTACTATTTCTCAGCAAGCCTACGACGAACTGTTTCATCAGGAGACGGTAGAGCGATACCTTCGGTCAGCTTCGCTAACGCAACACCCCGATCCCGACGATTTATTGGATGTCGTGTATCGATTTCCCCCAGCGTTAGGACAAGGTTACTGGCGAGAAATTCAATTGCGGGAAGGAATGCAGTTGACAATTGGAAATTTACAGATGCGCGATCGCATTATTACCGGAGCGCCAGAACGGGAAGATTGGTGGGAATATCACTTTCATTTTTCTGGAGAGCATCAAGACAGGTACAACTTAATATGTGGCGGACAATACGCACTTTATGGCAATGGTTTAGCTCCTCAAGAAATTTGGGATTGTTCGGGTAAAGAACCATA
This genomic window contains:
- the gatB gene encoding Asp-tRNA(Asn)/Glu-tRNA(Gln) amidotransferase subunit GatB, with protein sequence MTTAAPTKTKYEAIIGLETHCQLNTNTKIFSSSSTEFGSPPNTNIDPICMGLPGVLPVLNEKVLEYAVKAGLALNCQIASYSKFDRKQYFYPDLPKNYQISQYDLPIAQHGWLEIELVDADNNPIRKRIGITRLHMEEDAGKLVHGGSDRLSGSTYSLVDYNRAGVPLVEIVSEPDMRSGQEAAEYAQELRRILRYLGVSDGNMQEGSLRCDVNISVRPVGQKEFGTKVEIKNMNSFNAIQRAIEYEIERQIAAVESGERIIQETRLWEEGSQRTVSMRTKEGSSDYRYFPEPDLAPIEVSKAQLEQWRVELPELPAQKRHRYESELGLSAYDTRVLTDERAVSEYFEATVAAGASAKQAANWIMGDIAAYLNSNKLSIGEIALKPKTLAELIQLIEGNTISGKIAKDILPELLTQGGSAKELVERKGLIQISDRSAIEAIVEQVIAANPKELEQYRNGKTKLLGFFVGQVLKQTGGRADPKLTNQLLAEKLNG